A section of the Microbacterium sp. MM2322 genome encodes:
- a CDS encoding DUF3662 and FHA domain-containing protein, which translates to MGLLDSFEKGIERAVNGAFAKTFRSGVQPVEIASALRSELDAKAAVVSRDRILVPHTLVVRLAPADHERMGALGRTLHDELVQLVEGHAKAQQYSFAGPVSLSINADESLTPGTVRVDSGSAGTEDVSWHGVVEIDGQQHPLTASRTVIGRGTDADITISDAGTSRRHVEILWDGRRAMVRDLGSTNGTQLNGMKVSEAALEPDSVVTIGRTRITFRVVAQASRIPPRPQDPATRMFDLGGQA; encoded by the coding sequence GTGGGACTACTTGACAGCTTCGAGAAGGGAATCGAACGCGCCGTGAACGGCGCGTTCGCGAAGACCTTCCGCAGCGGTGTGCAGCCTGTCGAAATTGCCTCCGCGCTGCGATCCGAACTCGACGCGAAGGCTGCCGTCGTCTCGCGCGACCGCATCCTCGTACCTCACACCCTTGTCGTGCGGCTCGCCCCCGCCGACCACGAACGCATGGGCGCACTCGGCCGCACCCTGCACGACGAACTCGTCCAGCTGGTCGAGGGCCACGCGAAGGCGCAGCAGTACAGCTTCGCCGGGCCGGTGTCACTCTCGATCAACGCCGACGAATCGCTCACGCCCGGTACCGTCCGCGTCGACTCCGGTTCGGCCGGCACCGAAGACGTGTCCTGGCACGGTGTCGTCGAGATCGACGGCCAGCAGCACCCCCTCACCGCGAGCCGCACCGTCATCGGTCGGGGAACGGATGCCGACATCACGATCTCCGACGCCGGCACGAGCCGCCGGCACGTCGAGATCCTGTGGGACGGGCGTCGTGCGATGGTGCGTGACCTCGGTTCCACCAACGGCACCCAGCTGAACGGCATGAAGGTGTCGGAGGCGGCTCTCGAGCCGGACTCCGTCGTCACCATCGGCCGCACCCGCATCACGTTCCGCGTCGTCGCGCAGGCTTCCCGCATCCCCCCGCGACCGCAGGATCCCGCGACCCGAATGTTCGACCTCGGAGGCCAGGCATGA
- a CDS encoding FHA domain-containing protein — MSELTLLLLQIGFLILLWFFIFALVYSLRADLFGVKVRKMPEPAAAAPGPIATAPANAETSIVSPIATRPAAPKGPQKATTQTVSRIVITSGPKAGLELPLGNEPLTIGRSSESGLVIRDDYTSSHHARLVLWGEQWMVQDLDSTNGTWHDGERVASPVPVIVGAPIKVGATTFELRK; from the coding sequence ATGAGTGAACTGACTCTCCTGCTGCTGCAGATCGGGTTCCTGATCTTGCTGTGGTTCTTCATCTTCGCCCTGGTCTACTCGCTCCGCGCCGACCTGTTCGGCGTCAAGGTGCGGAAGATGCCCGAACCGGCGGCGGCAGCTCCCGGCCCGATCGCAACGGCGCCCGCGAACGCAGAGACCTCGATCGTCTCGCCCATCGCCACGCGGCCCGCCGCACCCAAGGGCCCGCAGAAGGCGACCACCCAGACGGTGTCGCGCATCGTCATCACCAGCGGCCCGAAGGCGGGCCTCGAGCTTCCCCTCGGCAACGAACCTCTGACGATCGGCCGATCGAGCGAATCGGGACTCGTCATCCGCGACGACTACACCTCGAGCCACCACGCGCGCCTCGTCCTCTGGGGCGAGCAGTGGATGGTCCAGGACCTCGACTCGACGAACGGCACCTGGCACGACGGCGAGCGCGTCGCATCCCCCGTCCCTGTCATCGTCGGCGCCCCCATCAAGGTCGGCGCCACGACCTTCGAGCTGCGGAAGTAA
- a CDS encoding FtsW/RodA/SpoVE family cell cycle protein, with protein MTASVETDTTVIKALRKLRMPATQRNRELGLLLFATVVTTAAVVLVQLGTRGEIDPTFLSYCGGLAGLALALHIVTRICARDADPFVLPIATLLTGLGIAMIYRLDIAEERTGWGSLGFRQLVWAAIAIAGAILIVVFLRNYRVLFRYTYVFGLSGILLLLLPFVPGLGIKAGADVWVSIGGLFSFQPGELAKICLAIFFAGYLVRTREALSSVGTRFLGITWPKARQLGPLLIIWGVSLGIIVLQRDLGTGILIFGMFIAMLYVATGKASWAILGVLLAVGGALVASQILPYVGSRFSNWLDAFNPDYINGSSFQLVSGIFGLAHGGLIGTGLGLGRPDLTPLAHNDYILPSLGEELGLVGVFAILALYMVFVSRGIRIGIAGQDDFGKLLATGLSFTLALQVFIMVGGVTRVIPLTGLTMPFLAAGGSSLIANFLIIAILLRISDAVRSRPRVVIG; from the coding sequence ATGACAGCCTCGGTCGAGACCGACACCACGGTTATCAAGGCACTGCGCAAACTGCGGATGCCGGCGACGCAGCGCAACCGCGAACTCGGACTGCTCCTGTTCGCCACCGTCGTCACGACAGCCGCGGTCGTGCTGGTGCAGCTCGGCACGCGCGGCGAGATCGACCCGACGTTCCTGTCGTACTGCGGAGGGCTCGCGGGCCTCGCACTCGCCCTCCACATCGTGACCCGCATCTGCGCGCGCGATGCGGACCCGTTCGTCCTCCCGATCGCGACGCTGCTGACCGGGCTCGGGATCGCGATGATCTACCGCTTGGACATCGCGGAGGAACGCACCGGCTGGGGCTCCCTCGGCTTCCGTCAGCTGGTGTGGGCGGCGATCGCGATCGCCGGGGCGATCCTCATCGTCGTCTTCCTCCGCAACTACCGCGTGCTCTTCCGTTACACCTACGTGTTCGGGCTCAGCGGCATCCTCCTGCTCCTGCTGCCGTTCGTGCCGGGTCTCGGCATCAAGGCGGGCGCGGACGTGTGGGTGTCGATCGGCGGGCTGTTCTCGTTCCAGCCCGGTGAGCTCGCGAAGATCTGCCTCGCGATCTTCTTCGCCGGATACCTCGTCCGCACCCGCGAAGCCCTCAGCTCCGTGGGAACGCGGTTCCTCGGCATCACCTGGCCGAAGGCGCGCCAGCTCGGCCCACTCCTCATCATCTGGGGCGTCTCGCTCGGCATCATCGTGCTGCAGCGCGACCTGGGTACCGGCATCCTCATCTTCGGGATGTTCATCGCGATGCTCTACGTCGCGACGGGCAAGGCGAGCTGGGCGATCCTCGGAGTACTGCTCGCCGTCGGGGGCGCCCTTGTCGCCTCGCAGATCCTGCCGTACGTCGGGTCGCGCTTCTCGAACTGGCTCGACGCATTCAACCCGGACTACATCAACGGCAGCAGCTTCCAACTGGTCTCGGGCATCTTCGGCCTCGCCCACGGCGGGCTGATCGGAACCGGGCTGGGCCTCGGCCGCCCCGACCTGACCCCCCTCGCGCACAACGACTACATCCTCCCGAGCCTCGGCGAAGAGCTCGGGCTCGTCGGGGTGTTCGCGATCCTGGCGCTCTACATGGTGTTCGTGAGCCGCGGCATCCGCATCGGCATCGCGGGCCAGGACGACTTCGGCAAGCTCCTCGCGACGGGCCTGTCGTTCACCCTCGCCCTGCAGGTGTTCATCATGGTCGGCGGTGTGACCCGCGTCATCCCGCTCACAGGCCTCACCATGCCGTTCCTCGCGGCGGGCGGGTCGTCGCTCATCGCGAACTTCCTCATCATCGCGATCCTGCTTCGGATCTCCGACGCGGTTCGCTCCAGGCCCCGGGTGGTGATCGGATGA
- a CDS encoding class E sortase, with amino-acid sequence MTDSSLTEQTTRRSRRSRPRPRATFLSVTGEILLTLGVVTLLYVSWHTWIGDAIVQSEQHAAAQALAEQWANEDDASPEASPPPTPSPDGSPVIPVLGDQKHAEVFGIMKVPRFGADWQFKIASGISRPDILDRGEVGHYPDTAMPGAVGNTVYAAHRWTSGAPFDPIDRLVIGDAIVIQTKAGWYTYRFRSLEYVQDTQIQVLLPVPNQEGVAANGRYLTLTSCAPKLNSLERIIAYAVFDEFTPAADGPPASLTGGVGV; translated from the coding sequence GTGACCGACTCCTCGCTGACGGAGCAGACGACTCGACGTTCGCGTCGATCCCGTCCTCGTCCCCGTGCCACATTCCTGAGCGTCACGGGTGAGATCCTGCTGACTCTCGGCGTCGTGACGCTCCTCTACGTGTCGTGGCACACCTGGATCGGTGATGCGATCGTCCAGAGCGAGCAGCACGCGGCAGCTCAAGCCCTCGCCGAGCAGTGGGCGAACGAGGACGACGCGTCGCCCGAGGCATCCCCGCCGCCGACACCGAGCCCCGACGGCTCGCCGGTCATCCCCGTCCTGGGCGATCAGAAGCATGCCGAGGTCTTCGGGATCATGAAGGTGCCTCGCTTCGGCGCGGACTGGCAGTTCAAGATCGCGTCGGGGATCTCCAGACCCGACATCCTGGATCGCGGCGAGGTCGGGCACTACCCCGACACCGCCATGCCCGGTGCCGTCGGCAACACCGTGTACGCCGCGCATCGGTGGACGTCCGGCGCCCCCTTCGACCCGATCGACCGTCTCGTGATCGGCGATGCCATCGTCATCCAGACCAAGGCCGGCTGGTACACCTACCGCTTCCGCTCGCTGGAGTACGTGCAGGACACCCAGATCCAGGTGCTCCTCCCCGTCCCCAACCAGGAAGGCGTCGCCGCCAACGGGCGCTACCTCACGCTGACGAGCTGCGCGCCGAAGCTGAACTCCTTGGAGCGCATCATCGCCTACGCCGTGTTCGACGAGTTCACGCCGGCCGCCGACGGTCCGCCCGCGTCTCTCACCGGTGGGGTGGGCGTCTGA
- a CDS encoding PP2C family serine/threonine-protein phosphatase has translation MVFEGSSAAISHTGKVRSNNQDSGFSGSNLFVVADGMGGHAGGDIASSIAVHHLEGLDHSFPTPAEAERELREAIVDAAHVLVDTVAERPELAGMGTTVSAVLMVDDYAVIAHIGDSRVYLFRDGVFTQITTDHTFVQRLVDSGRITPEEARYHPRRSVLMRVLGDMATDPEVDAFIMQTQPGDRWLICSDGLCGVVDDAQSAKVLRQDLAPGRTADMLLKLALDAGAPDNVTIVLVDVGGRHPMYSGTATVVGSAATPKGIEVPLARPARTGWFQTGRQAANEPSHFEPAAEYLEELIEEDRRRARRRRVWWFVGFIAIVAVIAAGVFAGYAWTQTRYFVGPDDDSVVIYRGIQQDIGPISLSTPFEDTNILLADLPEYQRESVEQTISARSLADAQAIVDNLRQGTP, from the coding sequence ATGGTTTTCGAGGGCTCGAGCGCAGCCATTTCCCATACCGGGAAAGTCCGCTCCAACAACCAGGACTCGGGCTTCTCCGGCTCGAACCTGTTCGTCGTTGCGGACGGGATGGGCGGTCACGCCGGCGGCGACATCGCCTCGAGCATCGCCGTCCACCACCTCGAGGGCCTCGATCATTCGTTCCCCACCCCCGCCGAGGCGGAGCGGGAGCTGCGTGAAGCGATCGTGGATGCCGCGCACGTCCTCGTCGACACGGTCGCGGAGCGTCCCGAACTCGCCGGGATGGGGACGACGGTCAGCGCCGTGCTCATGGTCGACGACTACGCCGTCATCGCCCACATCGGCGATTCGCGCGTGTACCTGTTCCGCGACGGCGTCTTCACGCAGATCACGACCGACCACACCTTCGTCCAGCGACTCGTCGACTCGGGCAGAATCACGCCCGAAGAGGCGCGGTACCACCCCCGCCGCTCCGTCCTCATGCGCGTGCTCGGCGATATGGCCACCGACCCCGAGGTCGACGCGTTCATCATGCAGACCCAGCCGGGCGACCGCTGGCTGATCTGCTCCGACGGCCTCTGCGGTGTCGTCGACGACGCGCAGAGCGCCAAGGTGCTGCGGCAGGACCTCGCCCCCGGTCGCACCGCGGACATGCTGCTGAAACTGGCACTGGATGCCGGGGCCCCCGACAACGTCACGATCGTCCTCGTCGACGTGGGCGGCCGGCATCCCATGTACAGCGGCACCGCGACCGTCGTCGGATCGGCCGCTACGCCCAAGGGCATCGAGGTGCCCCTGGCGCGACCGGCGCGCACGGGCTGGTTCCAGACCGGACGCCAGGCAGCGAACGAGCCGAGCCACTTCGAGCCCGCAGCGGAATACCTCGAGGAGCTCATCGAGGAGGATCGTCGTCGCGCCCGGCGCCGCCGTGTCTGGTGGTTCGTCGGCTTCATCGCGATCGTCGCGGTCATCGCCGCCGGCGTTTTCGCCGGGTACGCCTGGACGCAGACCCGCTACTTCGTCGGGCCCGACGACGACAGCGTCGTGATCTACCGCGGCATCCAGCAGGACATCGGTCCGATCTCCCTCTCGACGCCCTTCGAGGACACGAACATCCTCCTCGCCGACCTTCCTGAGTACCAGCGGGAGTCGGTCGAGCAGACCATCTCCGCCCGATCGCTCGCCGACGCGCAGGCGATCGTCGACAACCTCCGCCAGGGGACCCCATGA
- a CDS encoding glutamine amidotransferase-related protein (Members of this family of hydrolases with an active site Cys residue belong to MEROPS family C26.) yields the protein MTDGIRVLVVDNHDSFVHTLIGYLVELGAQVDMIESDAADAIDRVDSVDGVLISPGPGTPEDAGASVDIVKRCAALGVPLLGVCLGHQAIAAGFGGVVSHAADLMHGRTSLVHHDGDGVFAGLPRPFVATRYHSLAVERSSLPGDLAVTAWTESGTVMGLAHRSLPIEGVQFHPESVLTEGGYLLLGTWLERLGLEGATERGARLSPHRTVS from the coding sequence GTGACCGACGGCATCCGTGTCCTCGTCGTCGACAATCACGACAGCTTCGTCCACACGCTGATCGGCTACCTCGTCGAACTCGGCGCGCAGGTCGACATGATCGAATCGGATGCCGCTGACGCGATAGACCGGGTCGATTCCGTCGACGGCGTGCTGATCTCCCCCGGGCCGGGCACGCCGGAGGACGCCGGTGCGTCGGTGGACATCGTGAAGCGATGCGCGGCACTCGGCGTGCCCCTCCTCGGTGTGTGCCTCGGGCATCAGGCCATCGCGGCGGGCTTCGGCGGCGTCGTGTCGCACGCGGCGGACCTCATGCACGGGCGCACATCGCTCGTCCACCACGACGGCGACGGCGTTTTCGCGGGGCTACCCCGACCGTTCGTGGCCACCCGGTACCACTCGTTGGCCGTCGAGCGGAGCTCCCTGCCCGGCGACCTCGCCGTCACGGCGTGGACGGAATCGGGGACGGTGATGGGTCTCGCCCATCGCTCGCTCCCGATCGAGGGCGTTCAGTTCCACCCCGAGAGCGTGCTCACCGAGGGCGGCTACCTCCTGCTCGGCACCTGGCTCGAACGACTGGGACTCGAGGGCGCGACGGAGCGGGGCGCGCGGCTGTCGCCGCACCGGACCGTCAGCTGA
- a CDS encoding DUF4175 domain-containing protein — MYAALWRVLPGPWWVRVLILLVLAAVILYLLYFYAFPWVFQTVWPSEESTIGGGG, encoded by the coding sequence ATGTACGCAGCTCTGTGGCGGGTGCTTCCGGGTCCGTGGTGGGTGCGGGTGCTGATCCTGCTCGTCCTGGCCGCCGTCATCCTCTACCTCTTGTACTTCTACGCCTTCCCGTGGGTCTTCCAGACGGTGTGGCCGAGCGAGGAGTCCACTATCGGCGGCGGCGGGTGA
- a CDS encoding penicillin-binding transpeptidase domain-containing protein, which yields MTKQLRRLSVVVLLMFLSLFAASSVIQVALAGQLNENPDNRRTLYDSYEVQRGTVYAGSTAIASSKPSDDVYSWIRTYPDAEMWAPVTGFINPVLRSSTGLEYAMNAALAGTGSQQFLTRLDQIVSGQPPRGSNVLLSLDPTIQKVAYDALDGLEGAVVAMEPDTGRILAMATSPSFDTNLLASHNSSAVNAADQKLEADPLRPLTNRATRETEPPGSTFKLVVASAALSSGKYTPDSEFNNPATFTLPGTDSILHNFDRGTCGPGEKTTLATALRLSCNIPMAELALELGTDAIREEAQKFGFNSSFEIPLNVAASSYPEGFNAPQTALSGIGQTDVRATPLQMAMVAAGIANGGVVMNPRMVDRVVAPDLTVQDEPADTEFGRAISPEVSKTMTELMTANVKNGAASGARIDGVDVAGKTGTAEHNPGDPYTLWFTGFAPAEDPKVVVTVMVENGGGLGQNGTSNGIAAPIAKKVIEAVLSE from the coding sequence ATGACCAAGCAACTACGCCGACTGAGCGTCGTCGTGCTCCTGATGTTCCTCAGCCTGTTCGCCGCGTCGAGTGTGATCCAGGTCGCCCTCGCCGGTCAGCTGAACGAGAACCCCGACAACCGGCGCACCCTGTACGACTCCTACGAGGTCCAGCGCGGCACGGTCTACGCCGGCAGCACGGCGATCGCCTCGTCGAAGCCGAGCGACGACGTCTACAGCTGGATCCGCACGTACCCGGATGCCGAGATGTGGGCGCCCGTGACGGGCTTCATCAACCCCGTCCTCCGCTCCTCCACGGGTCTCGAGTACGCGATGAACGCCGCCCTCGCCGGAACCGGCAGCCAGCAGTTCCTGACCCGCCTGGACCAGATCGTGAGCGGGCAGCCGCCGCGCGGATCTAACGTCCTCCTCTCGCTCGACCCCACGATCCAGAAGGTCGCGTACGACGCACTCGACGGCCTGGAAGGCGCTGTCGTGGCGATGGAGCCCGACACGGGCAGGATCCTCGCGATGGCGACCAGCCCCAGCTTCGATACGAACCTGCTCGCCTCGCACAACAGTTCGGCCGTGAACGCCGCGGATCAGAAGCTGGAGGCTGACCCGCTGCGTCCGCTGACCAACCGCGCGACGCGCGAGACCGAGCCCCCCGGATCGACGTTCAAGCTCGTCGTCGCGTCGGCGGCGCTGTCGTCGGGCAAGTACACGCCCGATTCGGAATTCAACAACCCGGCGACGTTCACGCTCCCCGGGACCGACAGCATCCTGCACAATTTCGACCGCGGCACGTGCGGCCCCGGCGAGAAGACGACCCTCGCGACCGCACTGCGACTGAGCTGCAACATCCCGATGGCCGAACTCGCGCTCGAACTCGGGACCGACGCGATCCGCGAAGAAGCGCAGAAGTTCGGATTCAACTCGAGCTTCGAGATCCCCCTCAACGTCGCCGCCTCGAGCTATCCCGAGGGCTTCAACGCGCCGCAGACCGCACTGAGCGGCATCGGCCAGACCGACGTCCGCGCGACGCCGCTCCAGATGGCGATGGTCGCGGCGGGTATCGCCAACGGCGGCGTCGTGATGAACCCGCGCATGGTCGACCGCGTCGTCGCTCCCGACCTGACCGTGCAGGACGAACCTGCCGACACCGAGTTCGGTCGCGCCATCAGTCCCGAGGTGTCCAAGACGATGACGGAGCTGATGACCGCCAATGTCAAAAACGGCGCTGCTTCGGGTGCGAGAATAGACGGCGTCGACGTCGCCGGTAAGACCGGAACGGCGGAGCACAACCCTGGCGACCCGTACACGCTGTGGTTCACGGGGTTTGCGCCCGCTGAGGACCCGAAGGTGGTCGTCACGGTGATGGTGGAGAACGGTGGTGGGCTCGGCCAGAACGGAACGAGCAACGGGATCGCGGCCCCGATCGCGAAGAAAGTGATTGAGGCGGTGCTGAGCGAATGA
- the pknB gene encoding Stk1 family PASTA domain-containing Ser/Thr kinase — protein MLSGRYRVDDLIGRGGMASVYRGQDLTLGRPVAIKILEPDLAADGAFRTRFRLEAQSASRMSHPAIVRVYDAGEETRTDSAGTPHPEPYIVMELVTGRLLKDIISAGPVSLEDALRYTDGILEALEYSHRAGVVHRDIKPGNVMVTDAGQVKVMDFGIARAVSDSSSTVAETTAIIGTASYFSPEMAKGDPVDARADIYSAGIVLYELLTGQPPFRGENPIAVAYQHVSEAPVPPSEVIDTVPRSLDALVLRALAKDPFQRPQTAVAFRDALAATTGRKAPSKRRVESLSNELYGPDPKQAAETARSLRQLTSDDTMRRTQAGPPVAWVWAGIAMLAVLLVSVFIWVNTIRPEASAITPNALTVPDVVTMTWDRAEQVLDTSKLEAVQLTETSADVPEGSVVRTVPAAGTTVAPGDQVTVYVSQGVEKSTVPTIANLTVDEATTSLEQAGLTAGSITRRNDPKLAADVVISGSVDGAPVAPGQELPKGSSIDLVVATGTVTVEDFALNYTVDKASEILESEEYGLVPVVKEDPSCPATDPRLVKVQSAIGEVPVGSEITLTTCSG, from the coding sequence GTGCTATCGGGCCGCTATCGAGTCGATGACCTCATCGGCCGTGGTGGCATGGCTTCGGTGTACCGCGGACAGGACCTGACCCTCGGGCGGCCTGTCGCGATCAAGATCCTCGAGCCCGACCTCGCCGCCGACGGCGCGTTCCGGACGCGGTTCCGCCTCGAGGCGCAGTCCGCATCGCGGATGTCGCACCCCGCCATCGTCCGCGTCTACGACGCCGGCGAAGAGACCCGGACGGATTCCGCGGGCACCCCGCATCCCGAGCCGTACATCGTCATGGAGCTCGTGACCGGGCGCCTGCTCAAGGACATCATCAGCGCCGGACCCGTCTCGCTCGAAGACGCCCTGCGCTACACCGACGGCATCCTCGAAGCGCTCGAGTACTCGCACCGCGCCGGTGTCGTGCACCGCGACATCAAGCCCGGCAACGTCATGGTGACGGATGCCGGCCAGGTGAAGGTCATGGACTTCGGCATCGCGCGCGCGGTGTCGGATTCGTCGTCGACGGTCGCCGAGACCACCGCCATCATCGGAACCGCCTCGTACTTCTCCCCGGAGATGGCCAAGGGCGACCCGGTCGACGCGCGCGCCGACATCTACTCCGCCGGCATCGTCCTCTACGAGTTGCTCACCGGTCAGCCGCCCTTCCGCGGCGAGAATCCGATCGCCGTCGCGTACCAGCACGTGTCAGAGGCGCCGGTTCCGCCGTCCGAAGTGATCGACACCGTTCCTCGCTCACTCGACGCGCTGGTCCTCCGCGCGCTGGCGAAAGACCCGTTCCAGCGCCCGCAGACAGCCGTCGCCTTCCGCGATGCCCTCGCGGCGACCACCGGGCGGAAGGCGCCGAGCAAGCGTCGCGTCGAATCCCTCAGCAACGAGTTGTACGGCCCCGACCCCAAGCAGGCCGCCGAGACCGCTCGTTCGCTCCGTCAGCTCACGAGCGACGACACCATGCGCCGGACACAGGCCGGGCCCCCTGTCGCCTGGGTGTGGGCGGGCATCGCGATGCTCGCGGTCCTGCTGGTGTCGGTGTTCATCTGGGTCAACACCATCCGTCCCGAGGCGAGCGCGATCACCCCGAACGCCTTGACCGTCCCCGACGTCGTCACCATGACGTGGGACCGTGCGGAGCAGGTGCTCGATACGTCGAAGCTCGAGGCCGTGCAGCTGACGGAGACGAGCGCCGACGTGCCCGAGGGATCCGTCGTGCGCACCGTTCCGGCCGCCGGGACGACGGTCGCGCCGGGCGACCAGGTGACGGTCTACGTCTCTCAGGGCGTCGAGAAGTCCACCGTCCCCACGATTGCCAACCTCACGGTCGATGAGGCCACGACCTCGCTCGAACAGGCGGGTCTGACGGCCGGCTCGATCACGCGACGAAACGACCCGAAACTCGCCGCCGACGTCGTGATCAGCGGCTCGGTCGACGGTGCTCCGGTCGCCCCCGGCCAGGAGCTTCCGAAGGGCTCGTCGATCGACCTCGTCGTCGCGACAGGCACGGTCACGGTCGAGGACTTCGCGCTCAACTACACCGTGGACAAGGCGTCCGAGATCCTCGAGTCGGAGGAGTACGGACTGGTTCCGGTCGTCAAAGAGGACCCGTCGTGTCCCGCCACCGATCCTCGCCTGGTGAAGGTCCAGTCGGCCATCGGCGAGGTGCCGGTGGGGTCGGAGATCACGCTGACGACCTGCAGCGGCTGA
- a CDS encoding protein kinase domain-containing protein, translating to MRPTQGVSFGGRYELDSRIAIGGMGEVWEATDHVIGRTVAIKILKDEYMGDPGFLERFRAEARHAALVNHEGIASVFDYGEENGSAFLVMELVPGEALSTILEREGALSTDKTLDIVAQTASALQAAHAAGLVHRDIKPGNLLITPDGRVKITDFGIARIADQVPLTATGQVMGTVQYLSPEQASGHAASPSTDIYSLGIVAYELLAGRRPFTGESQVAIAMAQINDTPPPLPDTISEPVQRFVISMIAKKPDERPASTSAVARAAGALRRGDVAGAAAIVPAIAGSVSPDAFTQLLTSNTGSDATTRLLPSGAAAAGAAAGVGTGTAALATDQPVRDQPAKKKRSPWTWPLVALIALLAVVLIGALVALFMPTGDTNPAPAQSNSAPPSPSAPPSSAAPSPSPSPTTVIPNPASLDLVGKSCEEATQILSDNGLDNVKCQDGDVPAPTDDAVGQVYRVNPTGKVEATDLITLLLYTQAAEMTSPAAPSIQGGNDDGTVTAGSTVRVMWDSYTCPPGAPEATTYTMTLSGGVFDKNGESTASFAITDRPQEVVVDESGSQALSVTYTVTCNGTDTERVSGDSSEAAASIVPAPEQTPPADGGTDNGGGNGNGNGSDG from the coding sequence ATGAGACCGACGCAGGGTGTGAGCTTCGGCGGACGGTACGAACTGGACTCGCGGATCGCCATCGGCGGTATGGGCGAGGTCTGGGAGGCCACCGATCACGTCATCGGACGGACCGTCGCGATCAAGATCCTCAAAGACGAGTACATGGGCGACCCCGGGTTCCTCGAGCGCTTCCGCGCCGAGGCCCGCCACGCCGCGCTCGTCAACCACGAGGGCATCGCCAGCGTCTTCGACTACGGCGAGGAGAACGGCTCCGCCTTCCTCGTGATGGAGCTCGTCCCCGGTGAAGCGTTGTCGACGATCCTGGAGCGCGAAGGCGCCCTGTCGACCGACAAGACGCTCGACATCGTCGCCCAGACGGCCTCGGCCCTGCAGGCGGCCCACGCTGCCGGTCTCGTCCACCGTGACATCAAGCCCGGCAACCTGCTGATCACCCCCGACGGTCGCGTGAAGATCACCGACTTCGGTATCGCGCGCATCGCCGACCAGGTGCCGCTCACCGCAACCGGTCAGGTCATGGGGACGGTCCAGTACCTGTCGCCCGAGCAGGCATCCGGACACGCGGCATCCCCCTCGACCGACATCTACTCGCTGGGCATCGTCGCGTACGAGCTGCTCGCGGGACGGCGTCCCTTCACGGGCGAGTCGCAGGTCGCCATCGCCATGGCGCAGATCAACGACACCCCGCCGCCCCTTCCCGACACGATCTCGGAGCCCGTGCAGCGCTTCGTGATCAGCATGATCGCGAAGAAGCCCGACGAGCGTCCCGCCTCCACATCTGCCGTCGCGCGTGCCGCCGGTGCGCTCCGCCGCGGTGACGTGGCAGGTGCGGCCGCCATCGTTCCGGCGATCGCGGGATCCGTCTCGCCCGACGCCTTCACGCAGCTCCTGACCTCGAACACGGGGTCGGATGCCACGACCCGCCTCCTCCCGTCCGGCGCCGCCGCGGCGGGTGCGGCCGCCGGTGTCGGCACGGGCACCGCTGCGCTCGCGACGGATCAGCCCGTTCGTGACCAGCCCGCCAAGAAGAAGCGCAGCCCGTGGACGTGGCCGCTCGTCGCGCTGATCGCGCTGCTCGCGGTCGTGCTCATCGGGGCCCTCGTCGCGCTCTTCATGCCGACGGGCGACACGAACCCTGCTCCTGCGCAGTCCAACAGCGCCCCGCCGAGCCCGAGTGCGCCCCCCTCATCCGCCGCTCCCTCGCCGAGCCCGAGTCCGACGACGGTCATCCCCAACCCTGCCTCTCTCGATCTGGTGGGCAAGTCCTGCGAGGAAGCGACGCAGATCCTGAGTGACAACGGGCTCGACAACGTCAAGTGTCAGGACGGCGACGTCCCCGCCCCCACGGACGACGCGGTCGGTCAGGTGTACCGGGTCAACCCGACCGGAAAGGTCGAAGCGACCGACCTGATCACGCTTCTCCTGTACACGCAGGCGGCGGAGATGACCTCACCTGCCGCACCGAGCATCCAGGGTGGAAACGACGACGGCACCGTCACCGCCGGTTCGACCGTTCGTGTCATGTGGGACAGCTACACGTGCCCCCCGGGTGCGCCCGAAGCCACCACCTACACGATGACCCTGTCGGGCGGCGTCTTCGACAAGAACGGCGAATCGACGGCGAGCTTCGCGATCACGGACCGTCCGCAGGAGGTCGTCGTCGACGAGAGCGGCAGCCAGGCGCTCTCGGTGACCTACACCGTGACGTGCAACGGCACCGACACCGAACGCGTCTCAGGGGACTCGTCCGAGGCCGCGGCATCCATCGTCCCCGCTCCGGAGCAGACTCCTCCCGCCGATGGCGGCACCGACAACGGTGGCGGCAACGGCAACGGCAACGGCAGCGACGGCTGA